The window TATTCCCTCTTTCATTCTCTAACTATCAGGATGTCAGGCCATACATAAGAGCTCAAATTTAATGATTCAGAAGAAGGGTACAGAGATTAAATGTTTGCAGTTCAGCGGACACAATTCCACATCTTTAATGGGACAAAATGTCACCTATCTCCAGGTTCTGATGCACCAATTTCAGAGAACTTTGACTAATCCTAAAGCTTTACCATGAACCTAGTCTAAAAATCATATTGCAGAGGAAGGCAGCAGCTGCCCTGCAATCAAGGGGTAGAGAAAAGAGAGCTACATCTCCACCTTCCCTGTGGTTTACCTTCCTGAGGATCAAACAGTACTTGTTCAGGTAcatcaataaaatacaacaagATGCGTATCAACGcttcttttcaagtttttccTAGAGGTCTAGAGGAAGCAGAAACCAGTAGGGTTTTCTTAAGTCCTGATCCTCccttagaagaagaaaatgaaatttagtCACTTGGCAATtatcaaccaaataaaaaaggcaACGTTATGTGATCTCTTTTATAAAAAGAGACAGCAAAGGGATTCATGCAATATTATTCATAGTGGTAGAACTGAGAAAATCATGACAACTCTTCATTTAAGAAATTCAAGTAGGGAATTTAACATGCCAGGGACAAAACACATGGAGTACATGTTTAAGTAGTAACAACCAAATCTGATTTTGTAACGAAGTAAATAAATGTACAATTATCGTTAAGAAGAAAGGATTAATATACCCATAACAAAGCTAAGAAGATAGGGGACAGCATTATGTAATTCATCAGGCAAAGCTTCCAAAAGAGGGAACAAGGGTTGCAGCTGTGACCTGTTAAATGATGTGGCTAAAACGAAAGGCTAAAATGTCAGATTACCACAGGAAGGCATCGGAAAATCTTCAAGAATTTGGGTGAACAAATTACTATAGTATCATGAAACTGACCTGGATTCGCTAGTATCAACACAAGGTCAATTTCAGGATTACGAGCAGCAACAGCAAGAGCAAGACAACCTCCAAAGGAATCCCCTACTAGATAAATAGGCTTATTCGGAGACGATGCATGCTCAAGCCTCactattttttcaacaaatttcACCAGACCTTCATGCAACAGAAATCCAAATTACAGATACATAAGAAAATGTTCCATTGATTGAAGGAGACTACAAGCCCTAACTCCAAAGGTGTGAGGATGAAAACCACATATGCAATTGAAAATCTAAATTACAAACGAGTATAAGATCTTAcaattataaatgaaattttcaagaATTGTACTCCCACATGATTGCTTCAGATATCTCAGATAAAAGCTAAAATGGAAATGAATTGATAGCCAAACGATTAAAACCCATAATAGAAGAGAATCCAGTAAAATAAACAACAAGAAGCCTGCCAAAGACTGATGGGCTCAAGACAAAATCTAACCAGTCAACCATCTTATCTGAAACCTAATTCTCTGGAACTATTCCTTAATGAGAAAATAATACGTAGAAGTgagcatttaaaaattaaaacatgcaaaCTATCAAAATAGGTATATGCATTTATAAAAGGTACAAATCATTACTTCAGTTTACAAGTATAGCTATTTGTTTCACCAATTAGTTCACGTGGAAAATCATAATAAAGAACAATATAACTCGAGATTTACGTTTGCTGAGCAACTCTGATTAAATTCTAGATAACTAAAAAAAGCACAGCCTAATGAATTTAGAGGCTCGGAGAGGTTAAGACCTTCGAATGGTGTTCGATCATACACTGGAATGTGAAGGCACCTAACCTCAAACACCCTGAAATTGGACAGAACTTTAAGTTATTAAGTCATTTATTTAGCAGTGGCTAACAGAACAAAACATGAAGTCCAAGCATCATGTTGAGCATCGGGtagaacaaagaattgaaaagaTAGTGTTTATTAATTACATGGAATCGAAAATCAAAAGACAGCATCTGCACAGTAGCCGAGTTCAGACATGAATAACGCATGCcataaatgagaataaaaacaAGGACATCCAGAGAGAAGACAAACACATATAGATATGTCTTTTGTCAATCCGAATCACACATGCACGAGAGCATACGTTTCTCTTATTGGCTTTATTTTAAGGCTGAATGCAACATATCTAAAGCAGTTCATACAGCCTCTGAGCAGAGGACGGATAAGCAGAAACTATGCCCTCTTAAAATGAGTTTACGGTGGAAAATATTCCAATAACAATAAAAGGATGTTTAAAAAACCATGTTCAGACTGGAACTAAAAACTTTTAGGGCAGTGACCACCAATTTCATCTAGGCAAACATTTTCTGTCATCATTTCAATGAATAATTTAAGAAGATGATTGCCCCGAatgtaaaaggaaaaagaaatgacaGGTGACGTAGTTGTTATGAAAGTAGAAAAAACAGAACTTACTTCCCAAGAGCTTTATGGTGCAAAGTAAGGCCCAAGCCAACACCATCAATCCCTGCATATACAAGAAAACAACTTCGACATTCTAATAATCTCCTCAGTTGATGCAGCCAAAAGAGGAAACGACAATATGTTAAATCAAACACTAAAGAGAGAACACAACTCATTTGAGACCAGAAAATCACTCCTCTGTTAATGTGTTCTCCATCTGCAAACCTTTTAGCAGAGTTAAATTTCAACCTAGAATTTATCACAATGATCAACAATTACCAGGGAAAAAGAGAAGAATCGGAGAATCTTTTAGAGGCTGCCCACACTCGACAGGGCAAAACCACCTCGGCGGCCCGCCATCAGGCCTAATAATCTCCTTGGCTCCTTCAAGATAATCTCTCACGGTCTTGGTCCCGTATCCATCATCCCACAAAACTTCCAAGTCATTTGAAATAACATCTTTCACCCTCTTTTTCTCAACTCTAGTATATTTTAACCTTCCATTCCCTCCATCAATCAGACCCTCATCACTCTTCTCAATCTTCCTCACGAAACCATCAACCAAATCCCcattctttcctttctcttcaGTGGAAGTTCCTTTCACCGGAATTGAATCagaagataatatttttgactCTCTGCCACTGCCTAAACTTTGAACTCTCACTCGAGACCTAAGCTTAGCCTCTGAATTCGTCACAAAATAAGGCAATACCAGGGAATTAACGACTAACGGCATGGCTTGTTTAAGCGATGGAAGACAGTAAGAGTTAAGACACTTCTACAAATTCCAAAGAACAGCTTAAAGGTATTCAAGCAACTTTCTGGTGCCCTTTTCAAGTACCAGCTTCAATTAAACACAACTATTGCATAAAATTATGAACTCCCTCTCAAAATTCACCACCTTAACAACTTGGAACTCTCATCAAGTACCATTCAGCAATTTTGAAACTCGGGTCACTTTTCAAGTCCTACCAGCACTTGAAAAGAGCCCCAGTAACAGAAAAAACTCAACACTGCTCTCTAAACACTCAAGCTGAAACAAGGGACACCCTTTACATGAACTATTAGAcctttttttagttcaaatgaACAGCAGCATGAAACCTTTTCTCAAGTACCAGGCAGTAATAGAGAAACAATTACACCGTATTTGGAATTAGATGTTTAAACACACACGCACATGCAATACTCCACATATGTgtgaaccaaaaagaaaaacccagaaAGCAAAATGACTGGTAGAACATGTACATTGCTTTCCAGTTCATTGTCTCATATGACAGACAAATACCAGCCGTTAATTTGGAATATAACTAGTAAAAACGAAAGACGATAAATGACAAATTGGCAAGCAATTATCCACGTTTTGGATTTTAGGTGCAAGGTTTTTACAGTTACCTGCCCTTGCAGATATTTGAGTGGTATTCCTTTCTGATTTCTGTACAGACCAGACCACCTTCACATTTTCAGAACAACCATTCTCTGGTCATGGTCTGCCCTGGCTCACTGTCTTGACGTGCAATGCTGACAGCAAATCCAGTTAAAGATAGATAGTTTTGACAACGTGGGGCTATGGTTTTGTTCCATTAATAATGCTGAGTTGATGTGTTAAGTGTGTGGTATATTTGAAAGTTGACtagatttagatatttttttaaaatatttttatttagaaatatattaaaataatttttttataaaaaaattatttttaatactatcaaatcaaaattatttaaaaacaataaaatattattaaattaaatttttttaagtcaaatataattttaagtgttttttttttgtttttttttaaattatatttttaaaaatttaaattttgtatttgttaaagtttaatatggtttatatattttagatcattttaatgtgctggtgttaaaaataatttttaaaaaataaaaaaaataattgacatgcatttcaacataaaaaattatttaaaaaacaactattactaTACTGTCAAACATATTCTAAGTTAACTCGaatcaaattaatatcaatcttattaaaaaaaattaccatcccAATGTTGATTCCTGATGCAACTAATATTACCATCCCAATGTTTCCACGGTCTTACCTAGATTTGAGCTAGTCTAACTAAATCCCTGGATATGATCAGGTCAATATTCTAACATCTTCATATTCATTTTTACAAACATAGATATATGGAGAAGATCGAGGTCAATGAATGGATTGGTGACTCTACCTGCTAAACTTAATTACTAACAATATTAACAGATTTGAGGGGAAATCACTTGCTTGAACTAATTGTATGAATGGTGCAAGCATGttatctcacttttttttttaatttcatcattaaataaaaataaagtggttgattttaaattagtattcataatttatttatgtttgctttctataaatttattgcagtttcaaataaatatcatattatatGGTTAATGTTCGATTTTATGAgtgtttatttctattatcatttaattaaataaaaaatagcttaaaaaataaagtcattaaATCTAATAGAGTTTATAACTCAGGTCGCGGGTTTAacagattttataaattaagccACAAAACTCGAGTCAATCTAATAAGTcttaatttcaatattaaaaaaataataatatatatatatatatatcttcttgtaaagaaattttaatttcaatctatGTTTTTACGCATTATCCAAACAACTTTTGCATGCGTTAAGTCAAATCAAATGTATCgtgtcaaagaaaaaatataatttaaaaaatatataattattaaatccaaataaattCATTACCAATTATAAGTTTAGCATGTTAAAATCAAATCGAACTAACATTATcatctcattattttaaaaaagtatattataattttttttaaatcaaactattTGGATTACTTTTAAACCCATTAAGTCAActgaattatattaaaacaactcTTATACAATGTAATTTAAAACTAGGTAAGAAATCCAAGAAATTGGATTGCAAGATTTTAAAGTTAGCTTTCTagactaaatttaataacaatgaaGATAGAGTTTTTTCCAgcttaaacatattttttatattcaaaatttttttggatCGGCCTGGCATAAAGGGCcagtgaaaaagaaagcaacgTTAAAGCCTAAAGTTATTGACTAAGTCATTTTTCAGAAGGTAATCAGGCTTACTAGTTACTAGTTAATGCATGATGATGGTTATTGAAAGCGATAGTACTTTTGGCTACAAGGTGGCAACCATTAGAAGGAAGATGACTGAAAAGGAAGGCAAGCTTTTTGGCTACAAGGTTACAACCATCGGAAGGAAGATAAGTGAAAAGGAAGGCAACGTGCTACATTCTTAGCCTTCCATTTTTGTTCACGAAATCTTCTGGCCTTTTCGCTTCCAAAGAAGTGGCTCAGGATACGGCCCAGCCTACCATTACCTGCTGCAACTACTGGAAGGAGAAATATAGACAATGTGTAGCGATGTTCCTTGCAGCAACGAGCTGAGCTCGTCTCCTTTGTAATCAAAGGAAATAAAACAAGTTTATTATCATTTCGGTTCAAATCGAGGGAAGGCTGCTGCGAGACTGGCCATTTTTTAAGGGTCAAACGCTGGAACTTCATGCAAAGGAGAATGTAAAGCATGATACACCGTTCTGTCAACAATATTCCTATAAGGATCCTCCTCTCGTTTCTTCAGCAGATAAGCAATGCAACCTTCAACTTCAGATTTTATGTGCAGGTATAATTGTTTAGCATTTTCTCTGTCTTCAAGTATCTCTTCCTTTCGGCCCTTGGTAGCTATAGGCTTTCCGAACAGAAAATAAAATCGGCCTGGTAGCTTTGGCAGGAGACCTGGGAGATATAGTTCTTGGTTGGCAACCTCCCCTTTACTCCTATCCCTGGAAGCATGCATGATGTTCTCTCAACATAAATGTATCAAAAAGTAGCTCTCGTATTTTATGTTAGCAATGATCTCTACAACCATTCAATGAGTTAATAGCATTGCAGGGAGAGTAATCACCTTATTCTTATAGAGCTACTAGTAGCGTTTCTGATGTAGTCATTAAGCACTGGGATTTTCATTAAATCGTTGTAATCAAGTACCAGCTGCAAAATCCAAAGCAaaagaacttgaaaataaaataagaggtaAATTTGATTGCAACCTTCGGTTCATAAAAGGAAGAGAGGGAAAGTTCATAAAAGGAGAGGAGCAAAAAAGAAAGTGAGAAGTACAGAAATGCACATCTCAACCGGAGTATGGGACTTGTACAGCGCATAATTTGCATATTAAGTAACCCAGAAAATGATAAATCCACAGATTTGTTTGTTGGGGATTCCGGCTCCCtatgcgcggaccggtggtgttcTGATAGTTGCTCAGATAGGTTAAGCATACtgacaatattttacgtggttcggcaaatccgcctacatccacgggagaggttcattttattagatatagagatacatggaggaggaggattacatccactctaacTCAACTCTCAGCTCACTTTGGTACTCTTgcagctgctgccattgcagctcaCTCTTCCTCTCTATTCTCACGTTCACTTCACTCTCTCAACCCTCTCAATTTGCTCTCAACAAGACATGCCTCTTTATAGGCAAATATGGTCAACATGGAGGGGCCAATAATGCCTTAAAGTGTGCCACCAATTGTGGCATGAATGGAGCTACCACTAAGCATAGTGCTGGGTGGGGCATTTGCCACAATAATGGCAATTTCCTaacaatgtttttcaaatttctgccAGAGAATGTCTGGTTCATCCATAAATCTGCTTTGAGCACATACAACACATAGCTACATCAAGCCATGGacagttttttctattttttccgaAGCCCTTTAGGTAAACAAATATTGTGGAAAtaacacagaaaaaaaacaaagaatgtaTGAACAAATTGAGGATCCACAACAAAAATATAAGAGAGATGTGGCAGAAAAGGACAGTCTTACCTCTGCTATATCATCTTCTCCTACAGTTCCAAATGGTACAATTGTAGCCCCAAACCTTGCTGCCATTCTCACAAATTCTTGTTGATCAGGCCAAAATAGCCTATATTCTTCACCCTGTAAATTGCAAAAGCTTCGTGATTGAACAGAACCAAGCTTTAGACAAATAAAATGCAAGAAATAACACATTcataaatctcaagaaaaaggttagaGTAAAATACTTCACAACATGGTGACTCCTGTTTCATGGTAAACGCCTTCATCTTACCTAaacttttctttattaattagtAAAGATGGAGCCAATGGCCTAGCAGTTTGTATGCAGTATCAATGGCATATATACATGAACATGCAATTGAATTTGAAGCATATAACAGTGGAAAAGTGAATGCATACACACACAcgtgcaaaaaaaaacaaagcattagACAAGGGAAAGATTTGCGCTTGGACAGCTATCCAGTGCAATTCAATTTCTACGGGTGACTGGTGAGCATGATAAAACCTTCCTGCTTCAATGGcaaaataagtaataaatttGTTGGAATTAACACAAGCTTACCCTGTGATGAAGGGATTCCCGAGCACCTCCAGGATAAAGAAGCACATGAGATTTTGTTGACAGCAATTTGAAAAGATTGCTGGCTGTGACAGGTACTGCACCCATTACTTTCATCCAATCAGTAAAAGAAAATTCAGGGGATGAAACCCACTCCCTTTCTCCAAGTACAACTGGATGTGCTACACCACGAACCATGATATTTCTCGCTCTCAAGAACTCTAAGACAAGGGAACAAACTTCCAGTCCCATCAACATGTGGTTGCCAACAAATAAGACAGGACCTTCATTTGGAACCCCATGAAGACCTTTTACTATCTTCCCGTCATCCAAAGTTGAGAACATGGCAGAACCAGTAGCAAAGCTTAACAACCTGAAATTAAAGCAATTGTGATCTAATTTTGAGCCTTAGATAGACAAATATATGTGCTGGGATGCAACTTAGAGTGGCTGTTTAGGCTGGCATGTAGCCAAAGCCTAGGCTGGGAGCATCAAGCTGGGGTATACCCCAAAGGAAACACCCCAATCCTCGTACCATATCATGATCAATTGACTTTAACATAAATATGATTTCTAATAACTTTATGAGGATTTGCCTTTTGGTTCCATAGTTTTAGCTGTAGCAATGAAATGAATTCATTCAACATCAATAGATTTCGGCTATGATTTCTTAATGTTAAATGAAAACTTTTAACAGGAAGAGTTCAAGAGAAAAGAGGAAGAAGGAATGGGAGAGAGAACAATGCTATCCATATCTTTTAGGCACTACCTTAGTTACAAAACATAACATGCTTGTAAGATGTGAGAAACCAACCAAAATCAACTTGAGACCCCAATTGACTTTCTCAAAGCAATCAGTTTTTGTGGAAGAGGAAGTTGCTAGAACAAagatttagaaaacaaaatgagaaaGGATAAAGAAATAGAAAGTTCTTATGAGGAATATGCTTGATGCACATTGTAGAAAACTGATAGAtcaaatataaagagaaaaaggcTCTAGCTTGACCAGGATCAAGTCTCCATGGTCTCATTTTAAATTTAGGCATATACTTTAGAAAAGTATGGTAGATCAAGTTATTCAGAAGTACTCATTAATAAGTAACAATTAAGAAACTATGTACCAAATTGCTCCAAGGAATTACCCAACTAGTTCATCATTTCCGTATTTGAATTCTGACATGCTTGGTGGCACAAAGTCTGTTACAAAATTAATCGTCCTTGAACGACGATATTTGCCAGTACCTTTAATAACAGTAAGCAAATTAACACCGTCTTCCTGTACCATcacaaagaaggaaagaaacaggagaaaacaaaaattataaatttgtctTCCAATATTGCATTGAAATTAAAGAGTGAAAGCCTCATGTTGAGAATATTAGCACAGAAAAATACCACTGACCTAATAGACGAGGCATTAGCAAGACAAAGTGAGCAGCATTAAAGTATAACATTGTTCACTGTACaagctaaataataaaaaaattacgcAGTATGAGAAAGCCATTACTATTCATTCTGCATCGGCAAAGTTCTTATCAAATGGGGAGAAAGGGAAAGTGTCACAATTAAATTGATGGAGACAACCTTGAAAATAAGATATACAATTAAATATGCTCAATTTTCCCAGTAATAATATAACAGCAGCATTTCGTTCAAACATTACAGACAACCATCATGCCATGTCAACAAAGAATAAACAGTGCCATGGCAAGTGCTAATGGAGGGAAACGGAGTTAAATAGGtgctttttgaatttatttattttttcataaaaaggtAGTCAGAGGATAATCATCAGCATTCTTATATCTATGAGATAATCCAATCTCTCTATTTTGGAAGGGACGTGATTGAAATTTGAAACATCAACTGATTGGGAGCAAGGATTAGTCAAAAACTGAAAATACATGTGCAGGAAAGAGATAAAAGCAACTGCATTctgaacatattaaaaaattggcTGTAGAATACACTCAAACTGATTCAAAAAGGTATATTTACTTTCTGGTGGATGGATACCTTCCTATGCAGTTGTCAAGTTTGAAATCTTTTCTGAAAATACAAAGTTAAGGAATTTCAAGCACAGGGGAATCGGCTTTCATTGATGGTGATCCTGCCAAGAGAGTGACTGAATTTGGTCTGTATGATGGATAATTGACACAAGGATGTATGTTGCTCAGTAACTAACATTAAGATGTCCGTTCAAATTTAactgatttaaaattttgacaTGTTGAATCTTGAAAGATATCGAACAGTCAAGGAGCATCGCAATGGCATTTAAGATACCCACTCACACATACACCCACTTAACTGAGACAAAAACATTAACACTACTACTAATTGTCCTTTACCAGCAAAATAGTATGCCCATTGTCCTTGAAATAACGAACTGTGCAATTCTTCAATGAACTTTTCAGTCGCTGAGCTTCATCTCCACTAGGAAGCATGTAATCATTACCACTGAAAGACAAATACAAGATCAACTTCAAAATTCCTTGACCTGACATGCATGCTGCATCTCTAAGAAAATCGATCATGAGAAAAAATTTGGTTTAAAGAAACACACTTTTCTACAATAAATAAATGCGTGAACCTAACTTGCTAGTTGGATCTTTCATTGCAGGTCACAGCGCAAAGTTGTGCTAAAACAATTACATAACAtagataaacacaaattctccaATTCATGCTGATAAGCCTGAAATGTGCAttctgtaattaaaaaaaaaagagagctatACTCGTCATGGTAGCAACAGAAAGAACGGAAGTATGAAGCAAAGAACCTTCAGTGATTATCAAGGCAACAGTAAGAAGGTGCCTTGTGTAAATGATTTTGCAACTCAAAACTACTGCCCATCAGCCACATGACaatgagaaagagaaaaatgctGGAAAATGCTGGTGCGAAATTATTGGTGGAGCATGGTAAACTCACTTTTGCATActttattaaatttctaaacATTGCGAAAATATCAGTCCTAAGATTCTGGGCTTTCATTAGTCAGTTAAATTTTCCATCCACTACCGTCACTTCTATAGTAAAAAACATGTAACACAGAATAGCAACAAGagatatagaaaaaactagaaaaaaaatcctgaagagttttttaaaaacatagatTCATAAGCAAAGGAGAAGCAATAAAATGGTGTCTGGGGATGTGCAAAGGGACAGGAACTAAGACCAGGGAGAAGAAAGACCTTGACAGGACTAACACTTCAGCTTTCACAGCATGAATCCGGGAATTAGTATAAGAAGCTGCTGATTTGAGCAGTTTCAACTTCCAAATAAGAGTGTCTTTTGGAACTATATCAGCCAAATCCTGAAGGTGAACATGTTTACATCAGTTTACAGCCtcgcaaaaaaaaataaggaaaaagagAATGGCAGGACAACAAGCTGAATGCACATGAACAATTGATCTAATATAACTGCATGGCACCATTGGCAATTTGGCGGAAGTGAGAAGGCAGTTACATTGAGAAGATCTAGTTTGTCATTGCTAGACACTGTATTGGAGCATATTGTGCTAGCGATAGAGTCTTAATCAAGTTCAAAGCAGAAGAGAAGTTGGCAAATAGATAACAGGGGATTTACCACAACCCAGTGGATTAGACACAGGCATGCAGCGGGTGACCATGCACAACCTATCCTAATTTTTCCTATTAGAACATTTTTATGACAATATTATATCTTTCAATGTGTGCATAAGATCTTCAGtgtattatatcaaaataacagATTATAACAGATATAAAATCTTATCGCGTATGTATATTGGCTcctaaattcaataaaaaaaaatgtacaaagGGCTAGGCAGTGCTATCTTCACTTCTTACAGAAAGACAAGGTAGCAAAGCAATTAGATTCTGAAATAATTGTTCAATTTGTAATCTGCGAGGTAGTCTATGATCAATATTGACCCTTGCCATCTTCACCGGATCACCTATtgtaaagaaagagaaaataacatCAGTGAAGCAATTTGAAATCACAAAACAAATTCCACCAAAGGATGACAATTACATctcaacaaaatatcaaaatgttaTTCCAGAAAGTTTCAacttccaggaaaaaaaaatcatagtgaGACATTTGAAAACAGAGTGGTCATGTTTTCTGAAGAAACATGAACGAGATCCACACAACTTTTTCAGAGTTAAAGAACTAAAGCAAactaatgataaatttttttttttaatcctggcAGCATATTGTTTAATACAGTGACAGGCTCTGAGATATATTTAAGTAGAAACAGCTAAATTTAATCcagtaacaaaataataaatgaaataagaGAGCAACAGATCATATATACCCATAATAAAGCTAAGAAGATAGGGCACAGCATTGTATAATCCATCAGGCCAGGCCTCTGAAAGAGGGAACAGGGGTTGAAGCTGTGACCTGTCAAATGATGTAGCTAAAATAAAAGGCTAATTAGTTAGACTGCAGCAAGGAATATCAACCAAAGTCTTCAAGAAAATGGGTGGCGAAATTACTGCATATCTGGAAACTGACCTGGATTGGCCAATATCACTACAAGGTCGATTTCAGGATTACGAGCAGCAATGGCAAGAACAAGACATCCCCCAAAGGAATCCCCCAGTAGATAAATTGGCTTACTTGGAGACAAGGCATGCTCGAGCCTAACAGTCTTTTCAACAATTGTCACCAGCCCTTCATGCAAATGAATCCCGTTAAAGCATGGATAGATAATGAAGTTTCATCAGTAGAAGAGTATACCCGGAAACCAAAACCTAACATGAAAGGTACAAGGGTGAGGACAGCACATGCAAGCAAAAGTgcaatttttgaagaattagaAGATCTGACCATCACAAATGAGATTTCCA is drawn from Populus nigra chromosome 5, ddPopNigr1.1, whole genome shotgun sequence and contains these coding sequences:
- the LOC133694039 gene encoding phytyl ester synthase 1, chloroplastic-like isoform X1 yields the protein MASVVTSRVLSYFLTNSELKPRSRVRVQSISGSDSKGLPSDSVQMNGASLTGEEEKNGVLIDRGIREKEKTGGRADAWNASLKCGVENKDVISSHLDVLWDDGYGTKTVKDYFEEAKEMIRPDGGPPRWFCPVECGQPLKDSPVLLFCPGLDGVGSALALHHKALGKVFEVRCLHIPVRDRTPFEGLVTIVEKTVRLEHALSPSKPIYLLGDSFGGCLVLAIAARNPEIDLVVILANPATSFDRSQLQPLFPLSEAWPDGLYNAVPYLLSFIMGDPVKMARVNIDHRLPRRLQIEQLFQNLIALLPCLSDLADIVPKDTLIWKLKLLKSAASYTNSRIHAVKAEVLVLSSGNDYMLPSGDEAQRLKSSLKNCTVRYFKDNGHTILLEDGVNLLTVIKGTGKYRRSRTINFVTDFVPPSMSEFKYGNDELVGLLSFATGSAMFSTLDDGKIVKGLHGVPNEGPVLFVGNHMLMGLEVCSLVLEFLRARNIMVRGVAHPVVLGEREWVSSPEFSFTDWMKVMGAVPVTASNLFKLLSTKSHVLLYPGGARESLHHRGEEYRLFWPDQQEFVRMAARFGATIVPFGTVGEDDIAELVLDYNDLMKIPVLNDYIRNATSSSIRIRDRSKGEVANQELYLPGLLPKLPGRFYFLFGKPIATKGRKEEILEDRENAKQLYLHIKSEVEGCIAYLLKKREEDPYRNIVDRTVYHALHSPLHEVPAFDP
- the LOC133694039 gene encoding phytyl ester synthase 1, chloroplastic-like isoform X2, which encodes MTIMMTIIVVSVSNPTVREPQIGAHHAGRVFEVRCLHIPVRDRTPFEGLVTIVEKTVRLEHALSPSKPIYLLGDSFGGCLVLAIAARNPEIDLVVILANPATSFDRSQLQPLFPLSEAWPDGLYNAVPYLLSFIMGDPVKMARVNIDHRLPRRLQIEQLFQNLIALLPCLSDLADIVPKDTLIWKLKLLKSAASYTNSRIHAVKAEVLVLSSGNDYMLPSGDEAQRLKSSLKNCTVRYFKDNGHTILLEDGVNLLTVIKGTGKYRRSRTINFVTDFVPPSMSEFKYGNDELVGLLSFATGSAMFSTLDDGKIVKGLHGVPNEGPVLFVGNHMLMGLEVCSLVLEFLRARNIMVRGVAHPVVLGEREWVSSPEFSFTDWMKVMGAVPVTASNLFKLLSTKSHVLLYPGGARESLHHRGEEYRLFWPDQQEFVRMAARFGATIVPFGTVGEDDIAELVLDYNDLMKIPVLNDYIRNATSSSIRIRDRSKGEVANQELYLPGLLPKLPGRFYFLFGKPIATKGRKEEILEDRENAKQLYLHIKSEVEGCIAYLLKKREEDPYRNIVDRTVYHALHSPLHEVPAFDP